In Passer domesticus isolate bPasDom1 chromosome 12, bPasDom1.hap1, whole genome shotgun sequence, the following proteins share a genomic window:
- the LOC135279721 gene encoding maestro heat-like repeat-containing protein family member 6, producing the protein MPLEERGFLLKQSASPGAPSERGVGRQKAVKSSFGICLGLRRPSQAPVVPARRNCGIADSDLCRGICLEGVLEVGQRDDAAKDQTQEQDPTRGRFRRAVQALRRFLRIRRRKTRATATEGTAEPNSRPSELQTEPAVSTASSELAATCDRAAAEGRAEADMAMTEGMATSNSQTQAIPDTDTTIALTVLAMVKDILQRLASCDTVDAGLQMDILSLTERYPAHVVMILLCCAPLCDRAATLMWRAMGTSEVAAEEVLPALLSVLEKQPPCSRIFCSRDEAVFALAATLVLWRIAPMSEWHYAMLIYSPQLLVDLLFQIFTTTEQMPKNVQNFWRACRKEHGLRSNPKRFAAQTMKALLSRLGFDKKLVALEHLQVWETLLCANTQLFAASLLAREMRRGLTPLCPYMASHLLSLLIGKQPRCHLPALAFLVELLECLDLSQHGPSALWVVSRHLPSKCRDRLRLQLRGLVVLSKEPSLSGEIRGLYQHLLEQLADPDAEMVWMTLSVLTHVLQKKDLKIPSITALKLAEPLLPHFDNDNSQMQLLSIQLFSKVLELVVEEGEEPLTRIVSQSLLPLFLRWHDENLHVAKASHEALLCAARFLRRTDLEELLTKEQRMKFAQSLRRTQGRQPVPRTLLPALGRAGQLGRCWAQGAPGRGAEPAPSLRSPQLLQDASRAAEHLRWALLRLQSPQRPLREAAVRIIGEPRARHPSPPPGPAAAAPPALGAAAALPQPCPPSGGSVRQGPG; encoded by the exons atgcctttggaagagaggggcttccttctcaagcaaagtgcttccccaggagcccccagtgag aggggcGTGGGAAGGCAGAAGGCTgtgaagagcagctttggcatctgcctgggcctgcggagaccaagccaagcacctgtg gtgcctgcaaggcgcAACTGCGGCATCGCTGACTCagacctttgccgaggcatctgtctcGAAGGTGTCCTCGAGGTCGgacagcgggatg atgcagccaaggaccaGACTCAAGAGCAGGATCCCAcccgtggccgcttccgcagagcggtgcag gcactgcggaggttcctgcgcaTTCGGCGCAGAAAGACCAGAGCCACAGCCACCgagggcacagctgagcccaaCTCCAGGCCCAGcgagctgcagacagagcctgCTGTCAGCACAGCGTCCTCTGAGCTCGCTGCAACCTGTGACCGGGCAGCAGCCGAGGGCAGagcggaggctgacatggccatGACTGAGGGCATGGCCACCTCAAACAGCCAGACTCAGGCCATCCCAGATACTGACACCACGATCGcactgact GTGCTAGCCATGGTCAAGGACATTCTACAGAGACTTGCGTCCTGCGACACTGTGGACGCTGGGCTGCAAATGGACATTCTGAGCCTGACTGAAAGATACCCGGCTCATGTGGTGATGAtcctcctgtgctgtgccccaCTGTGTGACAG agctgccacactgatgtggagggccatgggcacctcggAAGTAGCTGCGGAGGAGGTGcttccagcactgctctctgtgctagagaagcagccaccatgcagcaggatcttctgcagcagggatgaggccgtctttgccctggct gcaactctggtgctgtgGAGGATTGCCCCCATGTCCGAGTGGCACTACGCAAtgctcatttattctccccagctgctcgtggatctgctctttCAAATTTTCactaccacagagcagatgccaaaGAATGTTCAGAACTTCTGGAGAGCATGCCGGAAGGAACACGGCCTTCGCAGCAACCCCAAAAG gtttgcagcgcagaccatgaaggctctgctctcccgactgggctttgacaagaagctggtggctctggaacACCTGCAGGTCTGGGagaccctgctctgtgccaacacccagctgTTTGCAGCAAGCCTGCtagccag ggagatgcgccgtgggtTGACCCCATTGTGTCCCtacatggcctcgcacctgctcagcctgctcatcggGAAGCAGCCACGCTGtcatctgcctgccctggcgttcttggtggag ctcctggagtgtctggacttgagccaacacggtcccagtgccctgtgggtcgtatccaggcacctgccaagcaagtgcagggacaggctgcgcctgcagctcagaggcctcgtggtgctcagcaaggagccctcgctg AGCGGAGAAATACgtggcctctatcaacacctgctggagcagctggctgaTCCCGATGCAGAGATGGTCTGGATGACCCTCTCTGTGCTCACACATGTGCTCCAGAAGAAAgacctcaagatacccagcatcaccgccctgaagctggctgagcccctgctgccacactttgacaat gacaacagccagatgcagctgctctccattcagctcttcagcaaaGTGCTGGAGCTGgtagtggaagagggggaagagcctctcacgagaatcgtgagccagagcctgctccctctattcctgcGCTGGCACGATGAGAACCTGCatgtggccaag gcctctcacgaagccctgctttgtgcagcaCGCTTCCTGAGGAGGACGGACCTCGAGGAGCTGCTGACAAAGGAGCAGCGGATGAAGtttgcccagagcctg cgtCGCACCCAGGGCCGCCAGCCCGTGCCCCGCacgctgctccctgccctgggccgtgCGGGCCAGCTCGGCCGgtgctgggcgcagggagcgcccggccgaggggcagagcccgcgccgagccttcgctccccgcagctgctgcaggacgcgagccgagcggccgagcacctgcgctggGCCCTGCtgcgcctgcagagcccgcagcggcccctgcgagaggcggccgtcAGGATCATcggtgagccacgagcccggcatccctccccgcctcccggcccggccgctgCAGCCCCGCCCGCCCTCGGTGCTGCCGCCGCCCTCCCGCAGCCGTGCCCTCCctcgggcggcagcgtgcggcagggcccgggctga